The DNA sequence TGATATTTGAGACAATTCCTTGTTTGTATAATTAAATTCATGGTTGCAAGAAAAAGGGTTGAAGGGTAAAGCAGAACTGCAAAGGCATGGGCAATGAATTTAAATTTCTGCATCAGCAGTTTTATTtaccatttttttgttttgcttgttttaattttttttttaaatccacCTCTTCGACCCCTACCCAGGTACATACCATAATTACCAGAATAAGTGTCCTCCTTTATATGAGCGCCCTTTCCCAGTAAGTGCCCCTCTCGACCTCAAATTCTGGAATCAGTGCCTTCTTGCAAATAAGCGTCCCTTCCccctaaaaatatatttataaacaATGAAAACCCTTTCATGAATGTACCGTAAATACATTTTTACTGTCATTTCATTTTACCGCAAATAAGTTTTGTTCCCAATTTATTCAGAAGCTGGTATTTTCCATTGAAATGAAATAATGCTCCCTACCGAAATGAGCAACCCCTCACCAATACCTTCCCCCAAAGACCTAAAGATTGAATATGCCCCTCAGGTGATTATTGGAATCAATATGTCTCAtattgaaaaagcatagtatttgatgaATCTTCAATAAGAAGTGACCCACCCTTTGGCTGCCAACGAGGTGCATATGCACCCTTCACAATCCCCTGTGTATGTGCCTGCTTATCAATCATTTCTCATTTCCTCTTGTAAAGCTTACATCTCCTTAAATGCTTCCCAGGTTATCACACCATTTCGCAGTCTAGTGCTTTGTGCAGATAGCAGACAAGAAATGGAGGAATGGTTAGGTTGTTTAAAATCATCAAACAAGAAAAGATCATCTGTGAGTAGAAATGCAATGAATTGTTGCTACATATTGGACGTACTGTAACTTACAGTTTCATCCCAGCAgcaaaggggaggggggaggggggaggggagggcagCCAGactcctttaaaaaaatagtagATATAGGgaaattaaaaacattttgaatTTGTTAGGAGAATTTAGGGATTCCAGAATCTCAAGTAGCAGACCCCTTGACGCTCCTAAATGTGTATTGTTTTCAACTGTCATTTGATCCACGAAAATAAAATCTGCTACCAACACCCTGATTATTATGCAAAGGCTAGTTaattctttgctttgtgtATTCCCCACCTCCTTATTTTCTAGCCTTTTCTCTTTACAAGCTGCCACCTGTCCCTGATCAGCTGCACTTATTCAACTGGGAACATTAATGTTTCTTAACCATTCAATTGTGTGTTTGGGTTTCAGCAATCTGATCTCTTGGACCAAATATCTGGTTTGCATAACTGGTACTCATGTGCACATGCAAGGCCTACTTTCTGTAATGTGTGTAAAGATATCTTGTCTGGTGTAACATCAAAGGGCCTTTCTTGTGAAGGTAAACAATTACCCACATACATGTTATTTTGCCTCATTGCTCTGTTGCTCTTGCTCTGCCGAATTAAGGTTGTCTCCCCCACTTTGACTATGGACTAGGAAGATAGAAAAATAACTATACATAAcattaaagccacattgtcaccagttcacttccggaggtccgacctaaacctcaaccgttaaaagacaagagaatctattagaatccgagatatttaacaggccatccgctctaaattatcaatcacatactgctttcaatattttgaaatattattcgcgttttccgttcaTCATCGGATATTTTTACGTAaccgaccggaagtaaactggtgacaatgcggctttaattgttttttttccttacagTGCAGTACCACATGTAGGATGTACTACCAGTTTACATTGATTTACATACTGAATCTGTGTTACAATAACTTTGATATTTTAATGATATACATAGGTTAAATCAATAtgtttaaaacttttaaaataatatttaaatacaaatataTGTCACATTGTAACTcccatttttttgtcttttacaGTTTGCAGATTTAAGTCTCATAAAAGATGTGCAGCAAAAGCGCCCAATAACTGCAAATGGACAACAATGCAGGCAATTAGAAAAGACAATGAGGACTGTGATAATTCCGACCCAGTAAGTAAAATTGCTACTGCAGTTGAATTTTTTTGACTTGGTGAAGGTAATTGACTGAAGTGTGATCATTCAgattatttataattttgaTAGCCTGAGTGCATTCGGTTTCAAAATTTTTATAGAATGGCTCAATAGAATTTTGAAACCGGTTGCACTCAAGCTAAATTCAGATAGCTCTATCATCAACATTTTTTGACTGGGGAACAAATTTTATAAcgtttatttatttgcttcaaattatttaattaattttgTTTAGTATGTATCTAGATCAGTTGCATTTTTACTAATTTTCAGATGTCTATGCCACATCAGTGGTTAGAAGGGAACCTTACACCTGGTGCAAGATGTACTGTGTGTGAGCGACCTTGTGGAAGCAAGCGAAGGTTACTGGACTTTAGGTGCCTGTGGTGTAATATGACTGtaagtattttatttacatatAACACTCACTGTTTTTTTCAGCAGGTTTTCAAAAAACGTTTGCGCACTCACAAAATGCTAAAATAACGGTGTTGTCATCCACAATGGCAAATCTAGAATGGCAAGTTACtattttcatgttttacaCGCACCATCAAGGACGTAAACGGTCGTTTTGGAATATGAGCAGGGACATGTGCTGTTCTAGATGCTGTCACCGTTGCTATTGCGTAAGGTCCCTATAATACCCACTAAAGGGTATAGCAAAGACAAGTTTGTTCTGTTCCCCGTCCTCACCCCTACTCCCCTCAGACTTTAAGTTCCCGCTTTTTCTCACTCAGCCCTTTGCTCAATTTAAATAATGTATGATCCCTAAATCCCCTTTCCCATATAGATAATGATTAATTAGTTAATTGACATTGATTAAATAGCATACAACAAtactttcttttaaaaaaacattaaatttTGAGTTAATTTGATTTATGATGTTTAAAgcaattattttgtttatctttaaGGTTCATCATTCGTGTAAGTTGTCAGTGGTGTCTAAGTGTACCCTTGGTGAAAATTCTCTATCTGTTCTACCTCCAATGTTCATTAAAGGCCTTTCAGAGCTGGCAAAGGGGGAGGTACGTATGAAAAACATACTTTGTTAAAAGGCCACCTAAACATTTATATTCttaaaataatgaaatataACAAAAGTTTCTTCCTGTTTATATTCTTTATCCAAGTGTAGAAAGGAACCAATTTTATATGAAATGTTCGCTGAAAAACCCCCTTTCAGCACACACACTTAAGGTTGTGAAGGGAACTTGTGAAATGAAGTTATGAACCTTTTTTGTATGTCAAAGTTATATGTGCTTATTAATTGATAACATGATGCGGTACAGGTTATGTTATCTCTTTTTTCACAGGTGGTGAAACCTAGAAATAGTCCTCTGTTGGTTTTCGTCAACTCAAAAAGTGGAGATAATCAGGTATTGATGAATCTGTATgttcttttgtcaaaattaaataaagaaatacGAGAAAAACAGTGGAATTGAATGTCTGAACCTTTTGCGGAGATTTTATTGCACCCCAAATCCCTGAAGTATTATAACaacaatataatataattaCAACGGTCTTgtttaattgttttcaggGCGTTAAATTTATTCgcaaattcaagcaactaCTAAATCCACTGCAAGTGTTTGATCTTGGAGTGGGAGGGCCAACAAATGGGTAAGTCTTCTTTATCTTGGGGGGGTCCCTACCAATTGGTAAGTCTGCTTTATCTTGGAGGGGGGTCCTACCATTTGATAAAACTGCTTTAtcttggggtgggggggggctaCTAATTGGTAAATCTGCTTTATCTTGGGGGGGTCCTACCAATACGTAAGTCTGTTAATGGgctcaaaataatttttcaaaatccaTTCAACGATGTCGCCTTTAGGGAAAACGATATAGAAAACAGCCTATTAATACACAACAACAAGCACTACATAACAGTCAACACAAACCCTGTCACAAGGTAACAACATCACAAACCTTAACTGTCACAAACATGTCACAATGCTCGAAATGACACTCGGCATAAATGACACAACACTTGGCCTAAGACACGATTAACACTTGGCATATAGCTCGAAACATGACACAACACTCGGCGCAAAACTTGGCAACGGAAACGCGGCACATCTGGCATAAAACAAGAATGTATCCGAGGTAAATGTTCAAGATCCAGCGTTGTTGACCTGCCAGGAAATCACTTAAACGGTGGTGACCTCTGGGAGTGTTCGCAAAGAATgctggatcttcgagcatgACAAAGGCATAATGTACATTATACGCTCAGCGCACAACACGACATGAAGTACAGCGTAAACATGAGCACACAAAAGAAAACTGAAAACTGAAAGAACTGGCTAATTGGAAAATGCCGGCTATCGGTAGCATCCGGCTGCTATTTTGCACCCTGAGAGTCACGCTAGTAACCGTACCATATCGCCTATAGGGCCTATGACCACCCttactccccctcccccccccacccccccagtACGACGGCGACGGGAGGTAAAGTgaccaaaaaaaaagctttatgCTTAAGCGCGCTTATCTTCTGTCAGTCTTTACTTTTTAAAATTGCTTTTATAGTCctaaaaattataaataagTATAAACCCTGATTTTAACATAGCGAACAATGATAGTCTGGTTTTCAGCGCACACGTTCCCGTCCTCGCTAGAccgtgaaacttggagttCTCACGTTGTAGTTTGCAGGAAAACGGCTGAAGCGTATCAGTCTCATCTCACGTCTGGCTATTTGaattttcaattaatttctCTGCGGCCGCCGTTAGCCGTCGTCTGTTGGCTTGTTCTTACGGGCGACGTAAGCGTAAGCGGAAACGAAAACGTAAGAGTTTTTTGTCGGGTGAGAACCCGCTCGACGTAAGCGCAAACATACGCGCAAGAAGCGGTAAGTTTTGATAATCTCATGGCAATGCTACGCTTACGTCGCGTGAAAACCGGATCGACGTAAGCAAATAGCGGAACATAAGCATAAATTAACCAAACTCGTCGAGGAGGTATGGGTACTAGACTACGAACTGAGCATGCGTAAAACCTTGCGCTTACGTCGAGCCGGTTCTCACGCGACCTAAGACTATTACCCTTCCGTCTACGCTTACGCTTACGTCGtcgtgagaaccagcctttaCAACCCgtataaacaacaacatcatttGCAAAAATCTTGCAAAACGTTCTTGCAAATCTTGCTAGCCGAACAAGCAATATTGCTGGGCCTGCAAGACTGTTATTATTTGCACAGAGTTTATGAATCCTTTGCTATTCATTATGAACtgattaatattatttttattccaaGCCTGAAGTTTTTTCGTCGCTTTCGTCGGTTTCGAATCCTAGTCTGTGGTGGGGATGGATCTGTTGGTTGGGTCATGAAGGAGGTCGACTTGATGAAGATGGCAACACAGGTACTCCTTTTAAGGCCCCTTGCGggtaattgttttaaaaaaagtcgttCAAATTGATTGCACGCTTTTCAAGGGGATACTGAACGGATACATTTACTTTTGCAAGACGTTTTCGGATCGGCGGATCCGGGCACGCGAATTAcggattaaaaaataaataaatctgaTTCGTCGGATTTTGGCTTTTGATAATCGTGACACTGCGATTTTGGCGATACTTGACTTtcagaaaaagaaatcaaaatcaCATTATGTGTAATTGTCattatcgattttttttctatctatCATACGTTGTGGATTCGCATTGAAGCAAAACTTTGTGTTGATCGGCGgactttcaaaaaaaaaaagcggaTATGGAGACCCCaagtcacccccccccccccccccccctcttaaTGCACAGGCAGCCAATCGAAACTGGGAATCAGAACAGGTAATCCATCATCCATTTAACACATCAGCAATAATAGTATGTTGGTTTTTACTTGCAACAAAACTATAATTAACCTAATCCATAGACAGCCCATCAAATCTTGTTACcgccacaggcaacccatATATCTAGGTATACTACATACTGTAGGAATTTATAATCAATGGCAAAATGTTGGTATTACAGCTACAGCTACCTTCTTTATAATAATGTATTAGCAAAGTACACCAATAACAAAGTAATAGCGCCTTGCTTCCTATTActgtaacaacaaaaaaacgaACACATGACACAACATTTGGGGTGTAACGTGTAGATTTCTGGTCCCTAGCTAACTAGAAAAACATGCAAGCAAGGCATTTACACAAATAACCCATACATTTCATTCTCCCCCTGTCCCCTAATATGTGTTGTTCTGTTGCTTTACTTTCTAGTGCCAAATTGGAGTTCTACCGCTAGGCACTGGTAACGACTTGTCACGTGTGCTTGGCTGGGGTACGTCATTTGCTGATGAGAATTCTGTCCCACAATTCCTTCAACACCTTGAGAGGGCAAAACCGCTGATGCTAGACCGGTAAATATTCAGTAATTCGCTAAATTCGTTTACTGCTGTTTCATGTATCCTCATTTCAAACAACTTGGTTCATCGAGAAAGTGTTTTCAATTATGTCTATAGTTTACACAGAAAGTTTACACAGAAAGTTTCTGTGTTAAAATTAAAAGCTTCTCAGATGATAAACAAATGTGGTAGAATATTGTATAGCTCATTTCAAATTTGATGATCGTACGAATGGCATTGTAAATGACAAAAACATGGCGtttttggggggtggggcaaACATGCAAGTTTTGGTGATGCGACAGGCGATTGTATTAGTTTCTGGATAATTGTATAAAAGTCATCTGCCATTTTTTCACCCTAGCATCCAAAATTGTCATTCTACGAAGCATAAATAAACATCCGTTTCAATCGGCTTATTTGTGAAAAGTTTTGCGATAGTTCCTattgaattggaaaaaagttAACCGTAgcactttttttgtttttagatggttatgtTGAGTCTTTATCAGATTATGTATTCAATATTGGTTAGAGAGAATACCGAATGAGTAGCTAACAAGGGTCGTTCTAATCTAAGTGTTTTATGATGTTTAAGGTGGGCGATTATGGTTCAAGAATGCAACCCCACACTACCCTCCTCAAGGAGCTCGTCCATAGAAGCCTTAGACACACCGGTAAGAGTGTGTTTGTGTTATTCTTTTGTTTCACTTTTTGCTAATCGTTCTAAACAAACAAGTGCAGTAATTTGGCCTTGTATCTCTATATTGAACCTCTTTTTCGGCACACAGAATCAGAAACCTCCATGAGGGAAATAATAAATAGGATCTTGAAAAAGCGGTGTGctttttaaaaagtatttttctgCTTTCGTTTTAGTCGACGAAAATACACATGGAAACATAAGCAAAGAATACATATATAGTTAATAGTCTATGATTTTTATTCTAAGTGCTTCCGCAAAGTCAGCGAGTTCTTTTGGAAGCCCTCTTGATGGAGAACATACCTCATAATTGAACATTTAAATTTGTGAGTCTACCAGAAATGCGTTAGCTTCCTCCgctgaaaaagaaatactttCAGCGCTAGTTTTCTAGTTTTATTAAATCAGCAATTCTCAGAAATAAAAGACACAACTGGATAAAGTGTACaatggttttttttatccttttttcaGCTCTACCAACAAGAGATGGATAGCATGGATACATTCGAGAGTAACGTCGCAACACATCTCACGCGAATTCTTCACTCTAGTCAACACACCATCGTTATATCATCCGCTAAGTGAGTAGAGAGCTATGTACGGTCAAACCCCATCTCATACGAATTCCTCACTACAGTCAACACAACATCGTTATATCATCCGCTAAGTGAGTAGAGAGCTATGTACGGTCAAACCCCATCTCATACGAATTCCTCACTACAGTCAACACAACATCGTTATATCATATGCTAAAATGAGTAAAGAACGGTCACCCTGTGGAAGTATAATAACCTCATCACACCCTAATTCTTCACTCTACTCAACACAGCATCGTTTTATTATCTGCTGAGTAAAGAACTATGAACGGTCACCCTGTGGAAGCATAATAAGGgcccccgaaatttcgatgtgctcacatgctcgcgcaattttttCTGCCGTGCTCGCATGCTGGCGTAATTTTTTCCGCCTcaaaatgctcggtctcgcataaaaaacggggtgctcgcaaGTGCTCGCAAAAGACCACCATAACCCTATCTCACCCTTTTCACTCTACTCAACACAGCATCGGCTTCGTTGAGACCTCAATAAGAATGTCCAACAAAACCTGAGAGATTTGGCTCTCGTTTTCGTCTTTGAATAAATATCTGCAAGACAGTTATCATTCTTGCACAAATAGTGTAAGAGTTAGTCGAGATGAACATATTTCAGGGAGTGTGTCTGATACGCATTTCTGTTGTAGAGTATTATGTGAAACCGTCAAAGATTTTGTCGCCAAAGTTGGGGCCGCCTCTGCAACTACAGAACCGGATGCTGCAGATTCGCTTGCTTCTAAGGTAGtcgaaactttttttttttttttttttggggggggtgggggggtttACCGCGCTACACAATCAACTTATCACGCTACAATCCGTACCACTTCTGATATTCTTGGAAATGTCTTCTCCGCGCActtatttttgtttccttCGCTTACTGAGGAAAATGCCCATTAGATCGCGCGCTCTTATTGGAAAAAATCAAAGAGGGCGACTTGGGGCAAGTATAATCCTTACTACCccataatttgtttttattattttcctcCCATAGTGTTCAGTACTGAACGATAAGCTAAACCTTCTGCTAAAAGCCTTGAGTATTGAATCCGAGGCGAGTTCTACTCCTGTCAAGGAAGATCTTGCTGATATGAAGTCTGGCAGTAGTGGGAGTATAAACAGCATAGGGAGCGGAGGCAAGGCACAGAAAGTGTTTGTCCCGAGAGATGCCCTTATGTCTCGTGCTAACAGTCTGAAGAAGGCGCTTAAGCAGATCATCGACCACACGGAGATTGGTATGGACTGCCTGTGTCTTACTAAATGATCATGGGTAAAAAAAAGGGTGTTATCCTAGAGGATATTGGACATATTATGGGTGTAGGTAAAAGATTGCTGCAGTGAAGGTGAAACGTTAGACGGTGCCGCTTGCCGATTGAGACTACCACCTTGCAGTGCTGTCAAGCCTCCCTGATTCTATATCAAGTATTGGGCATCTAAATGGGCATTCGAAATTTACGCAATTGGACGCAATAGAGGAAAAGAAGGGGATGCGGTGGAGTTCTCTCAGATCTTAGCAAATTACCAATCCCTTTTCCCCACAGGAGCCCTAAGAATTTTGGGAGCTACAACTGCCATACGATTATTCTTTTTAATCAGTTGGGATTCCCTAGGAACCATACTAGTCACATGACTCGATTATGTTTTTCCCTCAGCCGTCGACGAACAAAACGCGCAGACCTGCTCTTCTACGTCATCACTTGCTGAAGCCATAGTTACGGTAGCCGCGTCCGTAGCAACCAACGTGGCTACTACCTCTTCATCGACGACGCTGGAGGCTGTTCAAGAGAATAGTTTAGACCACGAAATCGAGAGAGGTGGGTACTCCACTGCGGGAATTTTCGCCCCGAAAAAACACCATTGATAGACAGCATTGTTGGAAGGTGCGATACAATGTCGATCAGCAATTTTGGAAGTTGTTTGACAGTATTGTTGGAAGTTGCAGGACAGCATTGTTTAAAGGTGCGGGGCAGCATCGCTAGGAGTTGCGAAACAGCATTGTTGGGAGGTGCGGGACACATTGTTGGAAGTTGCAGGACAGTATTGTTGGAAGGTGTGGGACAGCATTGTTAAAAGGTGAGGGACAGCATTGTTGGAAGATGCGGGGCAGCATTGTTAAAAGGTGCGGGAGAGCATTGTTGAAAGGTGTGGGACAGCATTGTTGAAAGGTGAGGGACAGCATTGTTGAAAGGTGAGGGACAGCATTGTTGAAAGGTGCGGGACAGCATTGATGTAAGATGCGGGACAGGATACCTGGAACAGTATTGTTGGAAGGTGCTGGAGGGCTTGGTTACAACCTGTTAGGCAATCCTTCGGCAACACCCTCTTTATCTTGAGATAAACATACTGTTGCACTTAGTGTTGTTGTGGTTCAGTTGGGTAGTTTGAGTACAGTTCGTTAAGGAGTTGGGGTACTTCAGTCTCGCTCAATCCCTCAATCCAACACTTTATTCTTTCGTTTTCCAGATAATGAGGGTGTTCTGCTAAGAAAACCTGAAACCACGGTCGATAACAAATCCCCGGATGCTGACAACAAGTCCTTGGAACTAGACACATCCTCCTTCTCCTCGTCACCAGCCCCTCGTGCTGATATCCGGTTCTTGAGTAAGGGCAGCTCGCACCCCTTCCAGTTCGAGCCACCAATCGACGAGAAGCTTGCAAAGATGGGTAATAGTCGACCCACTGTGCAGTTCAGTACGTGTATTATATCCAAGGCGTTCCTGAAGGACAGACCACGTGAGGGACTGATGGGGTCAATGATATCCAAGGCGTTACTCGCTAATGCAGACGCGCTCTGTGCTGCGGCCACGCCCGTCATGAATGCCGTCTCTGATGTGTAAGTTAATGGACCCTACCCATGATGTAATGCTTGGGAGACATTTTAAACGTCTACAGAAATGAGACATTGTCAAATTTTTAATGTCCATTTTGTATTCTTCTGTGTTCATGGCTTGGTAATAGATATCACGCAACCAACATGGCGTTGTGCCGTACGTTTCTATTTTTTCAGACTGATGCTTTGGTTGCATTGTCTTGATACCTCAGCCCCATAAGTTTTTAGTGTTTTCATTgtcacccacccctccccctataaAAGcctcctccccaccccctagAATGCTTGGCTTTGTTACGGGCTTGTATGATATTACTGGAAGGTTGAAGAGCATGCAGAGTGGAGGATTTggtgttttatttcttcttctctcttttgacaGCGTTTTACATACCTCTACTAGCAGAGAAATCTGGCTACTTTTGTATGAAAGTTTTGATGCGAACGCACTTAAAAACGTCTTTCATGTTTacatactctttttttttttatttactagcGATGGTTTTAGCGAGAAGTGTGTAATGAATAACTACTTTGGAATTGGTATTGACGCCAAGATTACGTTGGATTTCCACACAAGGCGAGAAGAACATCCTGAGAAATATAGGTAAGGTCAATTCACAAGCCGAGACATGTATGTCGAGTTCACACTTCAGGTAAAAAAAGCCCGTTCAGGTAAAAATATAGGTACGTCGAGTTCTCTTGGCATGAGAAAACCAGGTTCCCACACAAAATGttacaccttttttttaacactttttTATCTTTGCCCGCATTCGTTTTATATAATGCTTATTTGTTGATTGTTGATGTTGGGTCCTGATTGGTTCATCCCTCTTGTCAATGTAGAAGTCGAACTCGGAACATGATCTGGTATGGAGTGTTGGGCGGCAAGGAGATAGTCCAACGGACGTACAAGAACATTGACCAGCGAGTTAAAGTAGAGGCATGTATTCCCCATCCCCTCTACTATAAACACTGTACGCAAGCTTCACATACGCAAGCTGTTTTGATTTGATCATGCAAATTGTTTCGATTCACCCAAGCTGTTTTGTCACGCAATACGTTAATTGTTAGGTATTGCAATACATAAAACAGTGTTTGGCTTGTGCTCTGAAGTGTTGTATGCCGTAGTCATGTGACACGTCAGATTATTTATATAGTGGGTTCCTATGCTTTTTAGTGTGACGGCCATAGGATATCGCTCCCAAGCTTGCAAGGCATTGTGGTTCTCAACATTACCAGGTGAGTTTCTTATTAAATAGCTACAACATCTAACAGAAGTAACAAAaaccacaacaacaaaagtaataacaataataataataataataataatcgatTTTTATAGCGCCACTTCTACTATGAATCCAGTGGCGCTTTACAATATAAAAATTAAGGtaacaatattttatataaagtatttaaaaCTTAGTAACTTAGACTAAACTAACTAACTGACTAACTAATTAGCAAACTAACTAattaactaactaactaactgactaactaactaactagcTAGCCTagactaactaactaactcaTAGCATCTCAAAATACACTTGATATAAGAAATATAGTAAAAACAGCAAACAATTCAATAGAAAGAAAACTTAGTATAggggaaaatatatatatattatattatattaatatataatgcTAGAAATGAAAGGTTCTTTAAAACATGTTAAAAAGCACTTCTGAAAAGATGGGTTTTAACCATTGTCTTGAATTCATTTAAACTGTCGCAATTTTTTATGTTCAGGGGTAAGGAATTCCAGAGCGCAGTGTGTGAAAATGATTTATAGTCATAAGTTTTAAGATTGCACCTAGGCTCTACCAGTAAGGCTTTCTTTTCAGAGCGCAGACTTCTTCGTGGCACATAAGGTGTAAGCAATTCATTTAAATAGGAAGGAGCTAGGCCATTTAAAGATTTGAAAGTTAAAAGTagtattttgaaatttattcTTTCGGGAATAGGCAGCCAATGGAGCTCCTGTAAGATAGGGGTTATATATGGTCAAATTTACGTACACCAGTTAGAATGCgtgcagcaacaacaaaaacgataacaatagcgacaaatgtaatgtaatgtttgGCATTTGTATAGCGCACTTTAACATACGAAATGATCAAATGCGCTTCACATGTGACTGACTTTACTCGTCAGTGGCATTTGTATAGCGCACTCTAACATACAAAATGATCAAATGCGCTTCACATGTGACTGACTTTACCCGTCAGTGTGTAGATACGGACTGCTCCACgcagtttacaatcatgagtgacttagtgtgtaagcattgTCACTGAAGATGGCACCACAGGCCAGCGTCCCCagcggttcttttacgtcccccaATACAGGTTAATGATGTGCGATGaaagacgggacctccggctTAACGTCCGAGAAGACGAGGGAGGCACAGTCCCCAATGTAGAGAGCCAGGCTTATTACACCTCTGACCTGGGTTGGAACCCTGGccctcttgcttgagaagcgaagcccgtaccactgagctataacaacaacaacaacaacaacaacaacaacaacaatctgGACTTCAACAACAAGAGAGTCAGACAACATTATCATTAAcgacattatcatcaacagTAACAGCATAGTCAACAACGACATCATTGACAACAATATCAACAGCAATACGGCATAAGCAACAAcaatgtcatcatcaacaacactattattaacaatattattatcatcggctatttttcaagtaaaatccttatttctaaatcagagtCAAAGTTTATTGCTCGAATATTTTATATAAGTTCAAAAATTCATCCTCATTAACAGTATCAGTAATAAcagtaacaacaacagcagcatcACTGATGTTTTGTTCTTTTGCATCTTCTCCTTTCTAGTTATATGGGCGGGGCTAACTTTTGGGGCGGTGGGCGTGATGACGTAAGTAAAAATTGTCCTGTGGAATTTGAACGCGAATGAACGACTTTGCCATATGGTTGGAGTTTACTTGCAGCCGTTTATCTTTTGCACCTTTTGAACTTTTCGCG is a window from the Nematostella vectensis chromosome 9, jaNemVect1.1, whole genome shotgun sequence genome containing:
- the LOC5512380 gene encoding diacylglycerol kinase eta isoform X1, giving the protein MSWRRSYDFTSSEDNEFDSSDDSDSDSTPENLRIYHRRKSTAATVRARLCIKEGHLMKQTGSFQRWKRRYFKLREGSKLFYAKRNDDTIFNEIDLQDVSVAECSIRNVNNSFTVITPFRSLVLCADSRQEMEEWLGCLKSSNKKRSSQSDLLDQISGLHNWYSCAHARPTFCNVCKDILSGVTSKGLSCEVCRFKSHKRCAAKAPNNCKWTTMQAIRKDNEDCDNSDPMSMPHQWLEGNLTPGARCTVCERPCGSKRRLLDFRCLWCNMTVHHSCKLSVVSKCTLGENSLSVLPPMFIKGLSELAKGEVVKPRNSPLLVFVNSKSGDNQGVKFIRKFKQLLNPLQVFDLGVGGPTNGLKFFRRFRRFRILVCGGDGSVGWVMKEVDLMKMATQCQIGVLPLGTGNDLSRVLGWGTSFADENSVPQFLQHLERAKPLMLDRWAIMVQECNPTLPSSRSSSIEALDTPLYQQEMDSMDTFESNVATHLTRILHSSQHTIVISSAKVLCETVKDFVAKVGAASATTEPDAADSLASKCSVLNDKLNLLLKALSIESEASSTPVKEDLADMKSGSSGSINSIGSGGKAQKVFVPRDALMSRANSLKKALKQIIDHTEIAVDEQNAQTCSSTSSLAEAIVTVAASVATNVATTSSSTTLEAVQENSLDHEIERDNEGVLLRKPETTVDNKSPDADNKSLELDTSSFSSSPAPRADIRFLSKGSSHPFQFEPPIDEKLAKMGNSRPTVQFSTCIISKAFLKDRPREGLMGSMISKALLANADALCAAATPVMNAVSDVDGFSEKCVMNNYFGIGIDAKITLDFHTRREEHPEKYRSRTRNMIWYGVLGGKEIVQRTYKNIDQRVKVECDGHRISLPSLQGIVVLNITSYMGGANFWGGGRDDGFTDPSFDDNILEVIAVLGAKQMGMSKVFGGMQHHRIAQCRVVKITIMNEPVPVQVDGEAWMQPPGYIKIIHKNRAQMLVRDRAFESSLKLWTEIQQERNALTTDEEMEILRLLSVAMMRLIRTVKGTCEDNPNSDLYEWATASAHSIEKIFPEGRAVENINRTRSLDFLSNARSITHEVIWLLNEKVCQPPLTEEQEFRIASALASVEPEMLRAVETFGMEDFGDDEREKSQSSKSKSRFSFSRLKSKKPEITKAVTAPAGRIIQFWAVEEVCRWLGNQGLGEYCELFTKHDIRGPELLSLTRNDLKDLGVTKVGHIKRILSGVKQLCGGLSPKSAAKIERTARCEEKTSKTQYIDKEYSH